Proteins encoded together in one Campylobacter peloridis LMG 23910 window:
- a CDS encoding phosphoglycerate kinase, which yields MSSILSIKDIDLAKKKVFIRCDFNVPQDEFLNITDDRRIRSAIPTIRYCLDNGCAVILASHLGRPKEIASKYSLEPVAKRLARLMAKEVIMAKDVIGEDAKKKASELKPSEILILENLRFEKGETKNDENLAKELASMADVYINDAFGVCHRAHASVEAITKYFDNANKGAGFLLQKEIEFASNLIKHPARPFVAVVGGSKVSGKLQALTNLLPKVDKLIIGGGMAFTFLKAQGYDIGNSLLEEDLIEEANKILLKGKNLGVKIYLPVDVTAAQTCSQEAVMKYTPVQEIPAGWMGLDIGPASVRLFKEALSDAQTIWWNGPMGVFEIDKFSKGSIKMSHYISESHATTVIGGGDTADVVARAGDADEMTFISTGGGASLELIEGKELPGVKPLTIKDNE from the coding sequence ATGAGTAGTATTTTATCGATTAAAGATATTGATCTGGCAAAGAAAAAAGTATTTATTAGATGTGATTTTAATGTTCCTCAAGATGAGTTTTTAAATATAACAGATGATCGTCGTATTCGCTCAGCTATCCCTACCATAAGATATTGTTTGGATAATGGTTGTGCAGTTATCCTAGCTTCGCATTTAGGGCGCCCAAAAGAAATAGCTTCAAAATATTCTTTAGAACCGGTTGCAAAAAGACTTGCACGTTTAATGGCTAAAGAAGTCATCATGGCTAAAGATGTTATAGGTGAAGATGCAAAGAAAAAAGCTAGTGAATTAAAACCTAGTGAAATTTTAATTTTAGAAAATTTGCGTTTTGAAAAAGGAGAAACTAAAAATGATGAAAATTTAGCCAAAGAACTTGCTTCTATGGCTGATGTTTATATTAATGATGCTTTTGGAGTTTGCCATAGAGCCCATGCAAGTGTTGAAGCTATTACTAAATACTTTGATAATGCAAACAAAGGTGCAGGTTTTTTACTCCAAAAAGAAATAGAATTTGCAAGCAATCTCATCAAACACCCTGCGCGTCCTTTTGTAGCTGTAGTGGGTGGTTCTAAAGTGAGCGGTAAATTACAAGCTTTGACTAATTTACTTCCAAAAGTGGATAAACTCATCATCGGCGGAGGTATGGCCTTTACTTTCTTGAAAGCTCAGGGTTATGATATAGGAAATTCACTTTTAGAAGAAGATTTAATAGAAGAAGCAAATAAAATCTTACTCAAAGGTAAAAATTTAGGAGTGAAAATTTACCTTCCTGTGGATGTTACAGCAGCACAAACTTGTTCTCAAGAAGCAGTGATGAAATACACTCCTGTGCAAGAAATTCCTGCAGGTTGGATGGGGCTTGATATAGGTCCAGCTAGTGTAAGATTATTTAAAGAGGCACTTTCTGATGCTCAAACTATTTGGTGGAATGGGCCTATGGGAGTTTTTGAAATCGATAAATTCTCAAAAGGTAGCATTAAAATGAGCCATTATATTAGCGAATCTCATGCAACTACGGTAATAGGTGGTGGCGATACAGCTGATGTTGTAGCAAGAGCAGGCGATGCTGATGAGATGACTTTTATATCAACTGGCGGTGGAGCTTCTTTAGAGCTCA
- the gap gene encoding type I glyceraldehyde-3-phosphate dehydrogenase, whose amino-acid sequence MAVKVAINGFGRIGRCVARIIMKRDDIELVAINDTTDIELTKYLFKYDTIHGVYDGNVDSEGDDLIIDNKKIKVLKSRNVADLDFAKYGAQIVLECTGAHLTMEKCQGFLDHGVQKVIMSAPAKDKTPTYVLGVNAHEYKGESIISNASCTTNCLGPICRVLQDNFGIEKGLMTTIHAYTNGQSIIDAKARDKRRSRAAAQNIIPTSTGAAKAMKLVMPELDGKLHGQSMRVPVADVSTVDLTATLKKKVSKEEINEAFRKAATSNLKGLLLVDDEERVSSDFITCSYGAIVASDLTQVICDDFVKVVAWYDNEWGYSSRLVDMAVFVAKA is encoded by the coding sequence ATGGCTGTAAAAGTTGCAATAAATGGTTTTGGACGCATTGGAAGATGTGTTGCAAGAATTATCATGAAACGCGATGATATTGAGCTTGTAGCAATTAATGATACTACTGATATTGAACTCACAAAATATCTTTTTAAATACGACACTATTCATGGAGTATATGATGGTAATGTTGATAGCGAAGGTGATGATTTAATAATTGATAATAAAAAAATAAAAGTATTAAAAAGTAGAAATGTAGCTGATTTAGACTTTGCAAAATATGGTGCACAAATTGTTTTAGAATGTACTGGTGCACACTTAACCATGGAAAAATGTCAAGGATTTTTAGATCATGGAGTGCAAAAAGTTATCATGAGTGCACCTGCAAAAGATAAAACTCCAACTTATGTTTTAGGGGTAAATGCACATGAATACAAAGGCGAAAGTATCATCTCAAATGCAAGTTGTACTACCAACTGCTTAGGCCCAATTTGTAGAGTTTTGCAAGATAATTTTGGCATAGAAAAAGGTTTAATGACTACTATTCATGCATATACAAATGGACAAAGCATTATTGATGCAAAAGCAAGAGATAAAAGAAGATCGCGCGCTGCTGCACAAAACATCATCCCAACTTCAACTGGTGCAGCAAAAGCTATGAAGCTTGTTATGCCTGAACTTGATGGAAAATTACATGGCCAAAGCATGCGTGTGCCTGTAGCTGATGTATCAACCGTGGATTTGACTGCAACTTTAAAGAAAAAAGTAAGTAAAGAAGAAATCAACGAAGCTTTTAGAAAAGCAGCTACTAGCAATTTAAAAGGTTTATTATTAGTAGATGATGAAGAAAGAGTTTCAAGTGATTTTATAACTTGTTCATATGGAGCGATTGTAGCAAGTGATTTAACTCAAGTAATTTGTGATGATTTTGTTAAAGTAGTTGCTTGGTATGACAATGAGTGGGGATATTCTTCTCGTTTAGTAGATATGGCAGTATTTGTGGCAAAGGCTTAA
- the nadD gene encoding nicotinate (nicotinamide) nucleotide adenylyltransferase produces the protein MKIALFGGSFDPPHLGHNAIVFNALTNLELDKLIIMPTFISPFKQEFTANEQRRLKWCKMIWGDLEKVEICDFEIKKQRPVPSIESVDFLYKTYEISKFYLILGADHLQSLEKWHEFERLQNLVEFVIAKRDDIFIPQHFKTLDTKVDISSSFIRQTLQTSQVCEQIKEEVKLYYSKFKNIQQKENNARKN, from the coding sequence ATGAAAATCGCACTTTTTGGTGGTAGTTTTGATCCACCTCATTTAGGGCATAATGCTATAGTTTTTAATGCACTAACAAATTTAGAGCTTGATAAACTCATTATTATGCCTACTTTTATCAGTCCATTTAAGCAAGAATTTACTGCAAATGAACAAAGACGCTTAAAATGGTGTAAGATGATTTGGGGAGATTTGGAAAAAGTTGAAATTTGTGATTTTGAAATAAAAAAACAAAGACCTGTGCCTAGTATAGAAAGTGTTGATTTTTTGTATAAAACATATGAAATCTCAAAATTTTATCTTATTTTAGGAGCTGATCATTTACAAAGTCTTGAAAAATGGCATGAATTTGAAAGATTACAAAATTTGGTAGAATTTGTTATAGCTAAAAGAGATGATATTTTTATACCACAACATTTTAAAACCTTAGATACTAAAGTAGATATTTCTTCTTCTTTTATAAGGCAAACCTTGCAAACATCACAAGTTTGTGAGCAAATCAAAGAAGAAGTTAAGCTTTATTATTCTAAATTTAAAAATATTCAACAAAAGGAAAACAATGCAAGAAAGAATTAA
- the rsfS gene encoding ribosome silencing factor produces MQERINNIVQILDDKKADLIEIFDMQDKDYFVKFVVIATTMGERHALSLIDDLKTNLKSKGEEFLNIESSEEWSVLDLGDILIHLMSETYRAKYNIEEFLKSLNKENHN; encoded by the coding sequence ATGCAAGAAAGAATTAATAACATAGTACAGATTTTAGATGATAAAAAAGCAGATTTAATAGAAATTTTTGATATGCAAGATAAGGATTATTTTGTTAAATTTGTAGTAATTGCCACTACTATGGGAGAAAGACATGCGCTTTCTTTGATTGATGATTTAAAAACTAATCTTAAAAGTAAAGGTGAAGAGTTTTTAAATATAGAAAGTAGTGAAGAATGGAGTGTGCTTGATTTGGGTGATATTTTGATTCACTTAATGAGTGAAACTTATAGAGCAAAATACAATATTGAAGAATTTTTAAAAAGTTTAAATAAAGAAAATCATAACTAG
- a CDS encoding tetratricopeptide repeat protein, which translates to MDNLITELSDLAKEYFENSEFEKCDEVLSELIAFCKGEITLAQDGKVIFISDEDKERLLLEAYHNRALCRFNCLKFQEALKDATIAVEFDPNNVFLFNLLGLCNFKLDLLQEALLAFNKTIALDNAYYLAYFNRARVYLLLDEQAKALKDLQICIDLAPKYYMAYYTRAIALLSVDPKQALIDFKKSQDLGFESSQIFYYQGVAYENLEDYQKAVEFFTKMIEQDESFADAYYKRANNKRKIDDLEGALQDCLKSIELDNENAMAYLILGHIYKDLENIELSINAFKKSIELDENLQYPCFALARILYDLKDYEQALKYYDKTIELYKEYAQAYINRGNTKINLKMIEEAVEDFDLAAKYYEKRVKEHSFSMSELAELEHAVPYGFYHLGNSLYEIDKYDEALISYEKALKYQKEYPDVFYNRAYLKSDLEKYEEALEDSELAIQYYKKQNNTQDYANSLSQRAWIKSKLERFQEAMDEYNELIKSYKDYLDLKDVLFERAYCAKELESYEELIAYCNAACKVDKDNFKLYFWRGIAKYNLSLEEEAIEDLNKALKIDKNHNGAKYYKGLCYEDLYMFEEAIKCYDSVILNNEEDDESYFHRAKCKRNLEKYNEALKDINECLKIVDDIAEYWIEKAQILSFLGKYDESFEAAKKASEIEPKSYECYHFMGAVKVYLQDFKEAIKYLNMALNLDENQNWTHYYKAECLRNLGEFHDALQCYEDCLKIVNENTDALVGKIQCLEELKEYEQALECTKELLKFDEENEFALKNQDILMQKLKKQNKKWWQIWN; encoded by the coding sequence TTGGATAATTTAATTACTGAATTATCAGATTTAGCTAAAGAATATTTTGAAAATTCAGAATTTGAAAAATGTGATGAGGTTTTAAGTGAGCTTATAGCTTTTTGCAAAGGTGAAATTACACTTGCTCAAGATGGTAAAGTGATTTTTATAAGTGATGAAGATAAAGAGCGTTTACTCTTAGAAGCTTACCATAATAGAGCACTTTGTAGATTTAATTGTTTGAAATTTCAAGAAGCACTCAAAGATGCAACTATAGCTGTAGAATTTGATCCTAATAATGTATTTTTATTTAATCTTTTGGGTTTGTGTAATTTTAAGTTAGATTTATTACAAGAAGCACTTTTAGCTTTTAATAAAACCATAGCATTAGATAATGCATATTATTTAGCATATTTTAATAGAGCTAGAGTTTATTTGCTTTTGGATGAACAAGCAAAAGCTTTAAAAGATTTACAAATTTGTATTGATTTGGCTCCAAAATATTATATGGCTTATTATACTAGAGCTATTGCCTTGCTTAGTGTTGATCCAAAACAAGCTTTGATTGATTTTAAAAAATCCCAAGATTTAGGCTTTGAATCCTCGCAAATATTTTATTATCAAGGTGTAGCTTATGAGAATTTAGAAGATTATCAAAAAGCTGTTGAATTTTTTACTAAGATGATTGAACAAGATGAGAGTTTTGCTGATGCGTATTATAAAAGGGCTAATAATAAACGCAAAATTGATGATTTAGAAGGAGCTTTACAAGATTGCTTAAAATCCATTGAATTAGACAATGAAAATGCAATGGCATACTTAATTTTGGGGCATATTTATAAAGATTTAGAAAATATAGAATTATCAATAAATGCTTTTAAAAAATCTATTGAATTAGATGAAAATTTACAATATCCATGTTTTGCATTAGCTAGGATTTTATATGATTTAAAAGATTATGAACAAGCTTTGAAGTATTATGATAAAACCATTGAGCTTTATAAAGAATATGCCCAAGCATATATTAATAGGGGTAATACTAAAATTAATCTAAAAATGATTGAAGAGGCAGTGGAAGATTTTGATTTAGCAGCAAAGTATTATGAAAAAAGAGTAAAAGAGCATAGTTTTTCTATGTCAGAATTAGCAGAACTTGAACACGCAGTACCTTATGGTTTTTATCATTTGGGTAATAGCTTGTATGAGATAGACAAATATGATGAAGCTTTGATAAGTTATGAAAAAGCTTTGAAATATCAAAAAGAATATCCTGATGTTTTTTATAATAGAGCTTATTTAAAATCAGATCTTGAAAAATATGAGGAAGCTTTAGAAGATAGCGAGCTAGCTATACAATACTATAAAAAACAAAATAATACTCAAGATTATGCTAATTCTCTTTCTCAAAGAGCTTGGATTAAAAGCAAACTTGAGAGATTTCAAGAAGCTATGGATGAATACAATGAACTTATAAAATCATATAAAGATTATCTTGATTTAAAAGATGTGTTATTTGAAAGAGCATATTGTGCAAAAGAGCTTGAATCTTATGAAGAGTTAATAGCTTATTGTAATGCAGCATGCAAGGTGGATAAAGATAATTTTAAACTTTATTTTTGGCGAGGAATTGCTAAATATAATTTAAGCTTAGAAGAAGAAGCTATAGAAGATTTAAACAAGGCTTTAAAAATCGATAAAAACCATAATGGTGCAAAGTATTATAAAGGACTTTGTTATGAAGATCTTTATATGTTTGAAGAAGCCATAAAATGCTATGATAGCGTGATTTTAAATAATGAAGAAGACGATGAATCGTATTTTCATAGAGCAAAGTGTAAAAGAAATCTTGAAAAATACAATGAAGCTTTAAAAGATATTAATGAGTGTTTGAAGATAGTTGATGATATTGCAGAATATTGGATAGAAAAAGCACAAATTTTAAGCTTTTTAGGAAAATATGATGAAAGCTTTGAGGCAGCAAAAAAAGCAAGTGAGATAGAGCCTAAATCATATGAGTGTTATCATTTTATGGGTGCGGTTAAAGTATATTTACAAGATTTTAAAGAAGCTATAAAATATCTTAATATGGCTTTAAATTTAGATGAAAACCAAAATTGGACACATTATTATAAAGCAGAGTGCTTAAGAAATTTGGGTGAATTTCATGATGCATTGCAATGTTATGAAGATTGCTTAAAGATAGTAAATGAAAATACCGATGCTTTGGTGGGAAAAATTCAGTGTTTAGAAGAGTTAAAAGAATATGAGCAAGCTTTGGAGTGCACTAAAGAATTATTAAAATTTGATGAAGAAAATGAGTTTGCATTAAAAAATCAAGATATTTTAATGCAAAAATTAAAAAAGCAAAATAAAAAATGGTGGCAAATTTGGAATTAA
- a CDS encoding DUF4153 domain-containing protein, with product MFKKFINSSYIALLHHPLGVIFYLFFWFFIAFFHNLYQCSDFLFLTLFVIFCETFFKAKENLTQTYKSITNFWILFFGLTFYIILHFIFKQDEDYLLFYTQNTLYVSLALTLIALVCARKLYDFNYFHHFLAALSFSVSFWLIFGIFLAIFYGSFNFLFDISSSKLNSHVLSLWLFSAGIFSLFLLGKFTSYSFNKIFIFILNTFSILYIIMLFAYGLGVLFNLLESLSIVHLCLWFGIFLLINLWINLSFYKIKKSLLYAFFIVLLSLNIFVFYAIIVRIIQYGFTPERLAVLTLNLWLLIANYLSVFRQKIALKFSFYLLALMALFLGFFANHITIFSQKYQLQKIENSIYSLDLNYTQSKQYYNQIKNIKNTLHDLDKNYNNNYSFDDFLKTYNLTHLKPQKIEFHNMSKKFHPKYHKLKDNYDEVLFDFIANTSDFKYFMRIDNNTLYFLLQEKELLKLENFDKILKNYQKNSQLNYKLNNGSSLIFIPLEFNINIKGEITFFKTHVFIKNSK from the coding sequence ATGTTTAAAAAATTTATTAATTCTAGCTATATAGCTTTATTACATCATCCACTTGGAGTTATTTTTTATTTATTTTTTTGGTTTTTTATAGCATTTTTTCATAATTTATATCAATGTAGCGATTTTTTATTTTTAACTCTTTTTGTTATTTTTTGTGAAACATTTTTTAAAGCAAAAGAAAATTTAACACAGACTTATAAAAGTATAACAAATTTTTGGATTTTATTTTTTGGGCTAACTTTCTATATAATTTTGCATTTTATTTTCAAACAAGATGAAGATTATTTGCTATTTTACACTCAAAATACTCTTTATGTATCTTTAGCACTGACACTCATAGCTTTAGTATGTGCAAGAAAATTATATGATTTTAATTATTTTCATCATTTTTTAGCAGCCCTTTCTTTTAGTGTAAGTTTTTGGCTGATTTTTGGTATATTTTTGGCTATATTTTATGGTTCGTTTAATTTTTTATTTGATATTTCTTCTAGTAAATTAAATTCTCATGTTTTATCATTATGGCTTTTTAGTGCTGGAATTTTTTCTTTATTTTTGCTTGGCAAATTTACTTCTTATTCTTTTAATAAAATTTTTATTTTTATACTAAATACTTTTAGTATTTTATATATAATCATGCTTTTTGCTTATGGTTTAGGAGTGTTATTTAATCTTTTAGAAAGTCTTAGTATAGTTCATTTATGCCTTTGGTTTGGTATTTTTTTATTAATTAATCTTTGGATAAATTTATCTTTTTATAAAATCAAAAAATCATTACTCTATGCCTTTTTTATTGTGTTATTATCGTTAAATATTTTTGTATTTTATGCCATTATAGTTAGAATTATACAATATGGCTTCACACCTGAGCGTTTGGCTGTATTGACTTTAAATTTATGGCTTTTGATTGCAAATTATCTAAGTGTATTTAGGCAAAAAATAGCATTAAAATTTTCTTTTTATCTACTTGCACTTATGGCACTATTTTTAGGATTTTTTGCAAATCATATCACTATTTTTTCACAAAAATACCAACTGCAAAAAATAGAAAACTCTATATACTCTTTAGATCTTAACTACACTCAAAGCAAACAATATTACAATCAAATCAAAAATATCAAAAACACCTTGCATGATCTTGATAAAAATTACAACAACAACTATAGTTTTGATGATTTTTTAAAAACTTATAACTTAACTCATTTAAAACCACAAAAGATAGAATTTCACAATATGTCCAAAAAATTTCATCCAAAATACCATAAATTAAAAGACAATTATGATGAAGTATTATTTGATTTTATTGCTAATACAAGTGACTTTAAATATTTTATGAGGATTGATAATAATACCTTGTATTTTTTACTTCAAGAAAAAGAACTTTTAAAGCTTGAAAATTTTGACAAAATCTTAAAAAATTATCAGAAAAATTCTCAATTAAACTACAAACTTAACAATGGCTCATCTTTGATTTTTATTCCTTTGGAATTTAATATTAATATAAAGGGTGAGATAACTTTTTTTAAAACTCATGTTTTTATTAAAAATAGCAAATAG
- a CDS encoding HIT family protein: MIYENDYLFIEKENSQIPWVKIFTKENYKELSDCPAFLQNMLFQYVLACELSLKEYYKPEKINIASFANYVPKVHFHVMARFKEDAFFPECIWGKQQREIKDLNLPDFEGFVSILLKKIKNIYV; the protein is encoded by the coding sequence ATGATTTATGAAAATGATTATTTGTTTATAGAAAAAGAAAATTCTCAAATTCCTTGGGTAAAAATTTTTACTAAAGAAAATTACAAAGAATTAAGTGATTGTCCAGCTTTTTTACAAAATATGCTTTTTCAGTATGTTTTAGCTTGCGAATTAAGCCTTAAAGAATACTACAAACCAGAAAAAATCAACATAGCTTCCTTTGCAAACTATGTCCCAAAAGTGCATTTTCATGTTATGGCGCGCTTTAAAGAAGATGCATTTTTTCCAGAATGTATATGGGGAAAGCAACAAAGAGAAATTAAAGATTTAAATTTACCTGATTTTGAAGGATTTGTATCAATTTTACTTAAAAAAATAAAAAATATTTATGTTTAA
- the fumC gene encoding class II fumarate hydratase, with product MEYRIEHDTMGEIKVPNDKYWGAQTQRSFENFKIGCEKMPKVLIYAFANLKKSLALVNNKLGKLDDAKKNAIVQACDEIVAGKFDDNFPLAIWQTGSGTQSNMNMNEVIANRATEIMGGDFRKAKLVHPNDHVNMSQSSNDTFPTAMSIVSVEQVEKKLIPALDELIATFEKKVKEFDGIIKIGRTHLQDATPLTLAQEFSGYLSMLLHSKEQIIASLPTLRELAIGGTAVGTGLNAHPELSEKVSEELSKLIGTKFVSSPNKFHALTSHDAINFTHGAMKGLAANLMKIANDIRWLASGPRCGLGELNIPENEPGSSIMPGKVNPTQCEALTMVAVQVMGNDAAIGIGASQGNFELNVFKPVIIYNFLQSLDLLADAMHSFNIHCAVGIEPNKEKIDYNLHNSLMLVTALNPHIGYENAAKVAKNAHKKGISLKESAMELGLVSEEDFAKFVDPTKMIGPKK from the coding sequence ATGGAATATAGAATCGAACATGATACTATGGGAGAAATTAAAGTTCCTAATGACAAATATTGGGGAGCACAAACTCAAAGAAGTTTTGAAAATTTCAAAATTGGTTGTGAAAAAATGCCAAAAGTTTTAATTTATGCTTTTGCAAATCTTAAAAAATCTTTGGCCTTGGTAAATAATAAACTTGGAAAATTAGATGATGCTAAAAAAAATGCCATCGTGCAAGCTTGCGATGAAATCGTAGCAGGCAAATTTGATGATAATTTTCCACTAGCAATATGGCAAACAGGTTCAGGCACGCAAAGCAATATGAATATGAATGAAGTTATAGCAAATCGTGCGACTGAAATCATGGGTGGAGATTTTAGAAAAGCAAAACTCGTTCATCCAAATGATCATGTTAATATGAGTCAAAGTTCAAATGATACTTTTCCAACCGCTATGAGTATAGTTTCAGTAGAACAAGTAGAAAAAAAACTTATCCCTGCTTTAGATGAGCTTATAGCAACTTTTGAGAAAAAAGTAAAAGAATTTGATGGAATTATCAAAATAGGAAGAACCCATCTTCAAGATGCTACGCCACTTACTTTAGCACAAGAATTTAGTGGATATTTGTCTATGCTACTTCACTCAAAAGAACAAATCATCGCTTCTTTGCCTACATTAAGAGAACTTGCAATAGGCGGAACAGCTGTTGGTACAGGTTTAAATGCTCATCCAGAACTTAGTGAAAAAGTAAGTGAAGAATTAAGCAAACTAATAGGTACTAAATTTGTTTCAAGCCCAAATAAATTCCATGCTCTAACAAGCCATGATGCGATTAATTTTACTCATGGAGCTATGAAAGGTTTGGCTGCGAATTTAATGAAAATAGCAAATGATATTAGATGGCTAGCAAGTGGCCCAAGATGTGGTCTTGGGGAGTTAAACATACCTGAGAATGAACCAGGAAGTTCTATCATGCCAGGTAAGGTTAATCCTACTCAGTGTGAAGCTTTAACTATGGTTGCAGTGCAAGTTATGGGAAATGACGCGGCTATTGGAATTGGTGCAAGTCAAGGAAATTTTGAGCTTAATGTTTTTAAACCTGTGATTATTTATAATTTCTTACAAAGTCTTGATTTGCTAGCTGATGCTATGCATTCATTTAATATCCATTGTGCAGTAGGCATAGAGCCAAATAAAGAAAAAATTGATTATAATTTACATAATTCTTTAATGCTAGTAACTGCATTAAATCCGCACATTGGCTATGAAAATGCAGCTAAAGTAGCAAAAAATGCTCACAAAAAAGGCATTTCTTTAAAAGAAAGTGCTATGGAACTTGGTTTAGTAAGTGAGGAAGATTTTGCTAAATTTGTAGATCCTACAAAAATGATAGGACCAAAAAAATAA
- the glmS gene encoding glutamine--fructose-6-phosphate transaminase (isomerizing) — MCGIVGYIGNKEKKQIILDGLKELEYRGYDSAGIAVMKNGELDFFKAVGKLENLANKTANFSSDGFGLAIGHTRWATHGKPTEINAHPHLGQYSCVIHNGIIENYQELKTKLTKEGVNFLSQTDTEVIVHLFEYYANNLKPFDAFKKTIAELRGAFAILLVSKKDPNTIYFAKNAVPLIIGKNGDENEYYFASSDAPLVSLVDKVAYLEDGDYGYVNLNECKICHEQACIQPTFVALSQDKSFAQKDGYRFFMEKEIYEQSRVLGEVLMGRLQGEQVVFEDINETLLQNIDEITLCACGTSYHAALSGAYLLERLAKIKTKVEVASEFRYREAIIGKNTLFVVISQSGETADTLEALKIAKAQGVKTLAICNVDNSNIVRLADISLLTRAGIEKGVASTKAFATQVATLWMLAIYLAQKINLDMSKEIKALRSLPSIVKVEQSLHEKVHRISKRYLHGHGFFFIGRDVFYPLALEGALKLKEISYLHAEGYPAGEMKHGPIALADSELFTVALMPQNCLYEKTKSNVEELAARDSTLLAISPLDFDLSDDFIRTSKQEHYMCEFFEMMVILQLLALEVSIRLGNDVDMPRNLAKSVTVE; from the coding sequence ATGTGTGGAATAGTAGGCTACATAGGTAACAAAGAAAAAAAACAAATCATATTAGATGGTTTAAAAGAGCTTGAATATAGAGGCTATGATAGTGCTGGTATAGCAGTGATGAAAAATGGGGAATTAGACTTTTTCAAGGCCGTTGGAAAATTGGAAAATTTAGCTAATAAAACAGCAAATTTCAGTAGTGATGGCTTTGGACTAGCTATAGGACATACGCGTTGGGCAACTCATGGAAAACCAACTGAAATCAACGCTCATCCTCATTTAGGACAATACTCTTGCGTTATACACAATGGAATTATAGAAAATTATCAAGAGTTAAAAACAAAATTAACCAAAGAAGGGGTTAATTTTTTAAGTCAAACTGATACTGAAGTAATTGTGCATTTATTTGAATACTACGCAAATAATCTAAAGCCTTTTGATGCTTTTAAAAAAACTATAGCTGAATTAAGAGGTGCTTTTGCAATCTTACTTGTAAGTAAAAAAGATCCTAATACTATATATTTTGCTAAAAATGCTGTGCCTTTGATTATTGGTAAAAATGGCGATGAGAATGAGTATTATTTTGCATCAAGTGATGCTCCTTTGGTTTCTTTGGTAGATAAAGTAGCTTATCTTGAAGATGGAGATTATGGATATGTGAATTTAAACGAATGTAAAATTTGCCATGAGCAAGCTTGCATACAACCTACTTTTGTAGCTCTAAGTCAAGATAAAAGTTTTGCACAAAAAGATGGCTACAGATTTTTTATGGAAAAAGAAATTTATGAACAAAGTAGAGTTTTAGGTGAAGTTTTAATGGGGCGTTTGCAAGGTGAGCAAGTTGTTTTTGAAGATATAAATGAGACACTTTTACAAAACATAGATGAAATCACACTTTGTGCTTGCGGAACAAGCTATCATGCAGCATTAAGCGGAGCTTATTTACTTGAAAGACTTGCAAAAATTAAAACTAAAGTTGAAGTAGCTAGTGAATTTAGATATAGAGAAGCCATTATAGGTAAAAATACTCTTTTTGTAGTAATCTCTCAAAGTGGTGAAACAGCTGATACACTAGAAGCTTTAAAAATAGCAAAAGCACAAGGAGTTAAAACTTTAGCAATATGCAATGTGGATAATTCCAACATTGTGCGTTTAGCTGACATATCTTTACTTACTAGAGCGGGCATTGAAAAAGGCGTAGCTTCAACCAAAGCCTTTGCTACTCAAGTAGCGACTTTATGGATGCTTGCAATTTATCTTGCACAAAAAATAAATTTAGATATGAGTAAAGAAATCAAAGCGCTAAGAAGCTTGCCAAGTATAGTTAAAGTCGAACAAAGCCTGCATGAAAAAGTGCATAGAATTTCAAAAAGATATCTACATGGACATGGTTTTTTCTTTATAGGAAGAGATGTGTTTTACCCACTAGCACTAGAAGGAGCTTTAAAATTAAAAGAAATTTCATACTTGCATGCTGAGGGATACCCAGCAGGTGAAATGAAGCATGGGCCCATTGCTTTAGCAGATAGTGAGCTTTTCACCGTTGCTTTAATGCCACAAAATTGTCTTTATGAAAAAACCAAATCAAATGTAGAAGAACTTGCTGCAAGAGATTCTACTTTACTTGCTATCTCTCCGCTTGATTTTGATTTAAGCGATGATTTTATAAGAACTTCAAAACAAGAACACTACATGTGTGAATTTTTTGAAATGATGGTAATATTACAACTTCTAGCTTTAGAAGTTTCTATAAGACTTGGCAATGATGTAGATATGCCAAGAAATTTAGCAAAAAGCGTCACCGTAGAATAA